The Nitrospira lenta DNA window GCAAAATTGATCGATCTTATGGCCACACTCCGGGCTCCGAATGGATGCCCGTGGGACCGCAAACAAACACACGAATCGCTGAAGCCCTACCTCCTTGAAGAAGCCTATGAAGTCCTGGAGACCATCGACCACCGGGATACCGCCAAGCTCAAGGAAGAACTCGGCGATGTCCTGCTTCAAGTCATCTTCCACAGCCAGATTGCGTCCGAATCCGGCACCTTCACCATCGACGACGTCGTCGACCATTTAGCCGCAAAACTGGTGCGGCGGCACCCGCATGTCTTCGGTGCTCCGGACACGGCGACGAAACCGGCTACCGGTGAACAAGTCCTGAGTCAGTGGGAAGAGATCAAGCGGGCCGAACGGCAGGCCGCCGGTGGAACACAATCGGCATTGGATGGAGTGCCTAAAGCGCTCCCGGCGTTGCTCCGAGCCTATCAAGTCCAGGCTCGGGCGTCGCGCGTCGGGTTCGACTGGTCCCACGATGCCACCGGGCTGGCCGATGTCTTCAAGAAGATCGCGGAGGAAATCGGCGAACTACAAGCCGCCCTGGCAGCGGCGGCAGCCGCCCCTTCCGTTTCGCATCAGGACGACGTCGCGGGGGAACTCGGCGATCTGCTCTTTTCACTCGTCAACCTCGCCCGGTTTCTCAAGGTCAACCCTGAAGATGCCCTGCGGCTCTCGACCAATCGCTTTGTCGACCGATTTACCCTGGTGGAATCCCAGGCGGCCGAACAGCAACGCCTGCTGTCCGGCATGACGGCCAGTGAATTGGACGGGCTCTGGGAAAACGCCAAGCGCCGGCTACGCGAATCCGCCGTGCAATCAGACTCAGCGGCCACAGCAAAGGATATCCCTTCATGAGCGACGAGCAGAATCCCTATCAAGAAGGCAAACGCGCCGGCGCCCATCCCCTCGTGGTGGTGTTCGCCATCTTGTTGGGCCTCTGGTTGTTTGTCGCGCTGATCGTGCCCAGCTCACGCAACAAACAAGCGACCGGGACGGAGGGCCCCGCAGGACCCGTTGTGGAAGATCCGGAATCCGCGCCAGTCATTTTCAAAGTCCAGACCAGCATCACAGACATGAACGTCGTCGCGATTGTCGTACCGCCGGAAGCGACCGACAGCCAAGTGGCCGGCCTGTTAAAACAGCTGAAGAGCGAACGGCTGGCCGGCACGCTGAGCGACCATATCCCCGCCACGACACCGGGACACCAGCTCGGCGATCATGCCGTCGCCGACATTTATGTGTTTTCGGATAAGCAATATGCCGGAGTGGAAGCACTCAAGACCTTGGCACTTGGTGCCCATGCACCCGGCACACTCCTGCCGCGGGCGATTCCTTTTGAAGTGACGATGGAGGAAGTGCGCGGCCACTACCGGATCGACTTGAGCGATACCGGCGCGCCGGACAAAGGATCGCTGGGCTATACCGACGAATCCGGCGTCCATTCCAAACGGTATCGCTCTATTTTCTAGTGAAATCCTAAGTGATTTGACTGCTTCGGAACACTGTCTGTCCACAGGCCGCGCAGCCCTGTCAAGAGCCATTCAGGCCTTTGCTGTCCGCCACAAGATCTAGTAGGAGACGGCGCAGACACCCCAATGCCTAAATCTCAGGCAAAAAGCTCATCTGTTGGCAGAACCAGCACATCCAGGCTGATGAATATCGCTATCCACAGGGCTATCCCCAGAATCTGTGTGTGAACGCGACCGCTCGGAAGATCGGAGCCAATCGCCTCTAAAGAAGGGATGATCCGCTATAAGCCGACCCGTTTTCTGACCTCTTCCCGCAACGTCGCCTTTTCCTGCTCAAACACGAGTTCTAGCTTTTGAAACAAATGGACCAGCGGTCCCACGAATGGAGCCAGCATCACATCGCGCCGCTCCAGCAGCATCCCCTCCGCCTCGGCAATTTGCACTTTCCAATCCGCGATCGTCCGCGAAAGGACTTTGCCGATCACCAGTTGCTGTCCGGGAGATCCGGCGACCGGCCCCAACAATCGCTCGCGCAACACATCCAGCTCATCGGGAATCGAGACTTTGACACGAATCCCAACCGGCGTCGCCCAGGCCTGCCGTTGAACGGAGTAGTCATACGAAAATATCGGCTCGCGCGGTTCACGGAACGGCCCGCTCACATCGAAAATCGTCAGCTTGTTATCCATCTCGCAGTTTCCAGTTCAGGTTCGAGGGGGTGCCACCAATCCACCGTACTATAGAGGCTGCCTTCCAACGATGACAAGAGCCTCGAAATCACCCATCACATCCGACACTGTTATCAGCGTAGCCCTGCTCCCCTCCAATGACTATACCCGAATGGGCTAGCCCATTCGCCTATCTTGCGTGGTGTGGAGTGCGGACAATTAACCCTTCGGCGAAATCGCCGGCCTAGTGGAAAATGTCGCCAACAACCAGTAGTTCCTCGCCAAGATCGTCGATCCAGAAACCAGCCTCCACCTCCTTGGGGCGCGATACTACGACGGGAAACTTGGGGCGCTTCTTGTCCGTCGATCCAGGATTATTGCGGGGGCAGCAAGCCTCAACGCTGGGACGTGGGCAATTTCATAATGTTTATGCATATTCGGCGAATAATCCTTATCGGTTTGTGGATCCCTCCGGCAACACGCCGATCGATCTCGTATTCCTCGCCGTCGATGTCGCGAAGCTAGGATTTGCCGTCTATACTGGCGTGGGGATTAGTTCCGCCGTCGTTGATGTGGGCCTGAGTATTGCTGGCGTCGTGAGTCCTGTCGCGGGAACGGGAGAACTTCTCAAAGCAGGGCGCGGAGCGGAACATTCGATTGAAGCGATAACGGGCATTCAAAATGGTGCTGACGCAGTCAGAAGTTCAATTACCATCACAAAAGAAACTATTGAGAAGAAGACTCTCGGGGCAGACGGTGCTCGGAAAATCGAAACCATTGAGCGGGAGAATGGAGCTGCTATATCTCGAACTCAAACGGTGACTAAGGATGGGGAGATCATACATCAACATCAGAACCAAATTGGAAAGCATGGTGGAGAGCGGCAATTTCCTGATGAATGGACAGGAACGAAAACAGTTGGTGAAGGTAAGCAGAAGCCTCCATACGAAAACCATCCACCACAGTTTGGTCCAGATAAAGTTCCTGGTGGACGCTACTGAATGTTCTGGGAGGGGCCATGTTAGACCCAAAGTTAGCCAATTGGATTTGGGAAGTCATTAAAGTTGGCTTACTTGAAGACGACATCGAAAAAGCGAAAGCTATGATTGCTGCCTTGTACGACAGGGGCCTTGAGCTTCCCTCTCAGATCGAAACGATGTTGTTAGAGATCTGGTCTTCTGGTGATGAATCCGCGCTTTGGGATCTTGCCCTTCTTTCAGCGGAGAAAGCTTTCTTTGATGTACGCGAGAGCGTTCTCCTCATAGCACTATTGGTATGCAAGGGTAAGCTGGGCATAAAAACAGCCTTTGGCCTTTTAGGGTTTGTCGGATTCAATCTCAATGAACTTG harbors:
- the mazG gene encoding nucleoside triphosphate pyrophosphohydrolase is translated as MSERFAKLIDLMATLRAPNGCPWDRKQTHESLKPYLLEEAYEVLETIDHRDTAKLKEELGDVLLQVIFHSQIASESGTFTIDDVVDHLAAKLVRRHPHVFGAPDTATKPATGEQVLSQWEEIKRAERQAAGGTQSALDGVPKALPALLRAYQVQARASRVGFDWSHDATGLADVFKKIAEEIGELQAALAAAAAAPSVSHQDDVAGELGDLLFSLVNLARFLKVNPEDALRLSTNRFVDRFTLVESQAAEQQRLLSGMTASELDGLWENAKRRLRESAVQSDSAATAKDIPS